The following coding sequences are from one Halorubrum sp. BOL3-1 window:
- a CDS encoding nucleoside phosphorylase, whose protein sequence is MSDPSDSEASPLFEAKEFGEPSVFVPEALMENARRQKDLPERRVPDICVLDPDGDIVRQLAATGAAQKDETWPGYHTDLYRFERNGEEFGIVGRAVGASFAVLVAEQLFAAGCEFLVSVTSSGRIAPKDDPPYFVLIERALRDEGTSHHYQSAGRYARLDPDLRASVEAACEPVSRPVYMGATWTTDAPFRETETAIERARSEGVLAVEMEAAALYAFADVRDRPVICFAHVTNQMGQTEEDFEKGDADGTRDALEVIDAAAAAWRAPN, encoded by the coding sequence GTGAGCGACCCGTCCGACTCGGAAGCGTCTCCGCTCTTCGAGGCGAAGGAGTTCGGCGAACCGTCCGTGTTCGTGCCCGAAGCTCTCATGGAGAACGCCCGGCGGCAGAAAGACCTCCCGGAACGCCGGGTTCCGGATATCTGCGTCCTCGATCCGGACGGGGACATCGTCCGTCAGTTGGCCGCCACGGGCGCGGCGCAAAAAGACGAGACGTGGCCCGGCTACCACACCGACCTCTACCGGTTCGAACGGAACGGCGAGGAGTTCGGTATCGTGGGACGCGCCGTCGGGGCGTCGTTCGCGGTTCTCGTCGCAGAGCAGCTGTTCGCGGCCGGCTGCGAGTTCCTCGTCAGCGTCACCTCCTCGGGACGGATCGCGCCGAAAGACGACCCGCCATACTTCGTCCTCATCGAGCGCGCGCTCCGCGACGAGGGGACGAGCCACCACTACCAGTCGGCGGGTCGCTACGCCCGCCTCGACCCCGACCTCCGCGCCTCGGTCGAAGCCGCGTGCGAACCGGTGTCTCGTCCGGTGTACATGGGCGCGACGTGGACGACCGACGCGCCCTTCCGCGAGACGGAGACCGCGATCGAGCGCGCCCGATCGGAGGGGGTCCTCGCGGTCGAGATGGAGGCGGCGGCGCTGTACGCGTTCGCGGACGTCCGAGACCGGCCGGTCATCTGCTTCGCGCACGTGACAAACCAGATGGGGCAGACCGAGGAGGACTTCGAGAAGGGGGACGCGGACGGTACCCGCGACGCGTTGGAGGTAATCGACGCTGCCGCGGCCGCCTGGCGCGCGCCGAACTAA
- the smc gene encoding chromosome segregation protein SMC has protein sequence MHITEVVLDGFKSFGRTTRIPFYEDFTVITGPNGSGKSNIIDGVLFALGLARTRGIRAKKLTDLIYNPGHEDGEESGGPNEASVTVVLSNEDGTLDRSQVVSAAGTENVGDVSEITIKRRVKETEDNYYSYYYLNGRSVNLSDVQDLLAAAGVTPEGYNVVMQGDVTEIINMTPYQRRGILDEIAGVAEFDEKKEAAYEELDTVEDRIGEADLRIGEKEDRLDQLADERETALQYQELRDELDEYRGFLKASELEEKRDALSDVEGDIDDAEADLDELRTELDARQGKLTRLEEDLADLNHEIETKGEDEQIEIRSEIESIKGEVSRLEDKIESAESRAESAENDRRQAFVQIDRKEETIDELDAEIRETKVEKASVKSELATKRSELADVEAEIEGADTEFDELKAELSEKKEAVESLREEKNETQREKDRLLDEARRRSNAVSEAREELEDARESLPERKARISELKSELDKAEKNEATIEDAVADLFAEKAERDERSEEIEATLREKQNEYAKLEAAADQRGDASWPRAVTEVKNGGIDGVHGAVGELGSVETEYAEACETAAGGRLANVVVDDDGVGSTCIDYLKQRNAGRATFLPITKMDNRSLPRKPSLPGVVDFARNLVDYDAEYESIFSYVLGSTLVVEDMSTARELMGDFRMVTLDGDLVEKSGAMTGGSGGGSRYSFTKSGGGKLERLATEISDLEDERQSVRDEIDALDDDIDDARDRKADAADRVRSLEADIERAEEELADAEARIEELETELEDLEAERESVDAEMTALDEELADINGEIDEIDGEIDEIEAELADSEIPQLSERADEIDGEIDDLEDRMSSLDGRISELELEQGYAEDALDDLHDDVEEAQNAKAEAEKAIADHEAAIEEKRTELDAKQEAIADLEAELTELKGERENLREEIREATQRRDEQRSLVSEAESDLSDLTDRRDRLEWEIDELESQVGSYDADEIPDLDDVEARIEELEAEMNALEPVNMLAIDEYEEVQEALAEIQERRDVLVEERDAIEERIEGYEAAKKETFMETFESINDHFQDIFARLSAGSGELVLENPEDPFEEGLTMKAQPADKPVQRLEAMSGGEKSLTALSFIFAVQRYNPAPFYALDEIDAFLDAVNAERVGEMIEELAEEAQFVVVGHRSALLERSDRAIGVTMQGDNLSAVTGMQFGGDADEGEESEVSADD, from the coding sequence ACATCATCGACGGAGTGCTGTTCGCGCTCGGGCTGGCGCGCACCCGCGGGATCCGCGCGAAGAAGCTCACCGACCTCATCTACAACCCCGGTCACGAGGACGGCGAGGAGTCCGGCGGGCCGAACGAGGCGTCGGTCACGGTCGTCCTCTCCAACGAGGACGGGACGCTCGACCGGTCGCAGGTCGTCTCCGCGGCCGGCACGGAGAACGTCGGTGATGTCTCGGAGATCACGATCAAACGCCGGGTGAAGGAGACCGAGGACAACTACTACTCGTACTACTACCTCAACGGGCGGTCGGTGAACCTCTCTGACGTCCAGGACCTGCTCGCGGCCGCCGGCGTGACGCCGGAGGGGTACAACGTGGTGATGCAGGGCGACGTCACCGAGATCATCAACATGACTCCCTACCAGCGCCGGGGGATACTCGACGAGATCGCGGGCGTCGCGGAGTTCGACGAGAAGAAGGAGGCCGCCTACGAGGAGCTCGACACGGTCGAAGACCGGATCGGGGAGGCGGACCTCCGCATCGGTGAAAAGGAGGACCGGCTCGATCAGCTCGCCGACGAGCGGGAGACCGCCCTCCAGTATCAAGAGCTGCGCGACGAACTGGATGAGTACCGCGGCTTCCTGAAGGCCTCGGAGCTGGAAGAGAAACGCGACGCGCTCTCGGACGTCGAGGGCGACATCGACGACGCGGAGGCGGACCTCGACGAACTCCGAACCGAACTCGACGCCAGACAGGGGAAACTCACCCGCTTGGAGGAGGACTTAGCGGACCTCAACCACGAGATCGAGACGAAAGGCGAGGACGAACAGATCGAGATCCGCTCGGAGATCGAATCGATCAAAGGCGAGGTCTCGCGGCTGGAAGACAAGATCGAATCGGCCGAGTCGCGGGCCGAGTCGGCCGAGAACGACCGCCGGCAGGCGTTCGTCCAGATCGACCGCAAGGAGGAGACGATCGACGAGCTCGACGCCGAGATCCGCGAGACCAAGGTGGAGAAGGCCTCCGTCAAGTCGGAGCTGGCGACGAAGCGCTCCGAGCTCGCCGACGTGGAGGCCGAAATCGAAGGGGCAGACACCGAGTTCGACGAGCTGAAAGCCGAGCTGTCGGAAAAAAAGGAGGCGGTCGAGTCGCTCCGCGAGGAAAAAAACGAGACACAACGCGAGAAGGACCGGCTGCTCGACGAGGCGCGCCGGCGCTCGAACGCGGTCAGCGAGGCCCGCGAGGAGTTAGAGGACGCCCGCGAGTCGCTCCCGGAGCGCAAGGCCCGGATCTCCGAGCTGAAAAGCGAGCTCGACAAGGCGGAGAAGAACGAGGCGACCATCGAGGATGCGGTCGCGGACCTGTTCGCGGAGAAGGCCGAGAGAGACGAGCGCTCGGAGGAGATCGAGGCGACGCTCCGCGAGAAGCAGAACGAGTACGCCAAGCTGGAGGCGGCCGCCGACCAGCGCGGCGACGCCTCTTGGCCCCGGGCGGTCACCGAGGTCAAGAACGGCGGCATCGACGGGGTTCACGGCGCCGTCGGTGAACTCGGCTCGGTCGAGACCGAGTACGCCGAGGCCTGCGAGACCGCCGCTGGCGGTCGGCTCGCGAACGTCGTCGTCGACGACGACGGCGTCGGCTCGACCTGTATCGACTACCTCAAGCAGCGCAACGCGGGGCGGGCGACGTTCCTTCCCATCACGAAGATGGACAATCGAAGCCTGCCGCGGAAGCCCTCGCTGCCGGGCGTCGTCGACTTCGCGCGGAACCTCGTCGACTACGACGCCGAGTACGAGTCGATCTTCTCGTACGTGCTCGGCTCGACGCTCGTCGTCGAGGACATGTCGACCGCCCGCGAGCTGATGGGCGATTTCCGGATGGTCACCCTCGACGGCGACCTCGTCGAGAAGTCGGGCGCGATGACCGGCGGGTCCGGCGGCGGCTCCCGCTACTCGTTCACGAAGTCCGGCGGCGGGAAGCTCGAACGGCTCGCGACGGAGATCTCCGATCTGGAGGACGAGCGCCAGTCGGTCCGAGACGAGATCGACGCGCTTGACGACGACATCGACGACGCCCGCGACCGGAAGGCGGACGCGGCCGACCGCGTCCGGTCGCTGGAGGCGGACATCGAGCGGGCCGAAGAGGAGCTCGCGGACGCCGAGGCGCGGATCGAGGAGCTGGAGACGGAGCTTGAGGACCTAGAGGCGGAACGCGAGTCCGTCGACGCGGAGATGACGGCGTTAGACGAGGAGCTGGCGGATATCAACGGCGAGATCGACGAGATCGACGGCGAGATCGACGAGATCGAGGCCGAGCTGGCCGACTCGGAGATCCCCCAGCTCTCCGAGCGCGCCGACGAGATCGACGGCGAGATCGACGACCTGGAGGACCGGATGAGTTCGCTCGACGGCCGGATCAGCGAGCTGGAGCTGGAGCAGGGGTACGCCGAGGACGCGCTCGACGACCTCCACGACGACGTCGAGGAGGCACAGAACGCGAAGGCGGAGGCGGAGAAGGCGATCGCCGATCACGAGGCCGCAATCGAGGAGAAGCGGACGGAACTCGACGCGAAGCAGGAGGCGATCGCGGACCTCGAAGCGGAGCTCACGGAGCTGAAAGGGGAGCGCGAGAACCTTCGTGAGGAGATCCGCGAGGCGACCCAGCGGCGCGACGAGCAGCGGTCGCTCGTCTCGGAGGCGGAGTCGGACCTGTCGGACCTGACCGACCGCCGCGACCGCTTGGAGTGGGAGATCGACGAGCTGGAGTCGCAGGTCGGTTCGTACGACGCCGACGAGATTCCGGACCTCGACGATGTCGAGGCGCGGATCGAGGAGTTGGAAGCGGAGATGAACGCGTTAGAGCCGGTGAACATGCTCGCGATCGACGAGTACGAGGAAGTCCAGGAGGCGCTGGCGGAGATACAGGAGCGCCGGGATGTCCTCGTCGAGGAGCGCGACGCCATCGAAGAGCGGATCGAGGGGTACGAGGCGGCGAAAAAGGAGACGTTCATGGAGACGTTCGAGTCGATCAACGACCACTTTCAGGACATCTTCGCGCGGCTCTCGGCCGGGAGCGGCGAACTCGTCTTGGAGAACCCCGAGGACCCGTTCGAGGAGGGGCTGACGATGAAAGCCCAGCCCGCGGACAAGCCGGTCCAGCGGCTTGAGGCGATGAGCGGCGGCGAGAAGTCGCTCACTGCCCTCTCCTTTATTTTCGCCGTCCAGCGTTACAACCCCGCACCGTTCTACGCGCTCGACGAGATCGATGCGTTCCTCGACGCGGTCAACGCCGAGCGCGTCGGCGAGATGATAGAGGAGCTGGCCGAGGAGGCGCAGTTCGTCGTCGTCGGCCACCGCTCGGCGCTGTTGGAGCGCTCGGACCGAGCCATCGGCGTCACGATGCAGGGCGACAACCTCTCGGCGGTGACCGGGATGCAGTTCGGGGGCGACGCCGACGAGGGCGAGGAGAGCGAGGTGAGCGCGGATGACTGA
- a CDS encoding FAD-dependent oxidoreductase codes for MSDTDLVIIGGGISGASLLYTVAKFTDIESVTLIEKEREIAAINSDRTNNSQTLHFGDIETNYTLEKAEEVKEGAELLAGYLEGEDPDREMHSKRSKMVLGVGDDEVAKLEERYHENGFGDLYPKLREIGREEIAELEPNVVEGRDPGTELKALQTSDGYVVDYGVVAESFVDAAREEEGVSVHLGTTVTNVDDRGEEFRVETDDGDFDAEAVVVAAGSHSLQFAKEMGYGEGMSLLPVAGSFFLADDLLNGKVYTLQMKKLPFAAVHGDADVHDDGITRFGPTAKLVPALERGHLSTVSDFVDVFGFNPDSVLSYVNILSDRILFPYVVRNLVYDLPVVGKRAFLPDVQKVVPSVGVDDIDRAKGYGGVRPQIVDTENKELDMGEAKITEDGILFNITPSPGASTALKNAMTDIETVLGFFEDDYEFDEAAFRDATIENFPRLNDETAGDDAADADGTTDADADDGVAVGADD; via the coding sequence ATGTCAGACACCGATCTCGTAATCATCGGCGGGGGAATCAGCGGGGCGTCGCTGCTGTACACGGTCGCGAAGTTCACCGACATCGAGAGCGTCACGCTGATCGAGAAGGAACGGGAGATAGCTGCGATCAACTCTGACCGGACGAACAACTCGCAGACGCTCCACTTTGGGGACATCGAGACGAACTACACCCTGGAGAAGGCGGAGGAGGTCAAGGAGGGCGCGGAGCTGCTCGCGGGATACCTCGAAGGGGAAGACCCCGACCGCGAGATGCACAGCAAGCGTAGCAAGATGGTCCTCGGCGTGGGCGACGACGAGGTCGCCAAGCTGGAGGAGCGCTACCACGAGAACGGGTTCGGTGACCTCTACCCGAAGCTCCGCGAGATCGGCCGCGAGGAGATCGCGGAGCTGGAGCCGAACGTCGTCGAGGGGCGCGACCCCGGCACGGAGCTGAAGGCGCTTCAGACATCCGACGGCTACGTGGTCGACTACGGCGTAGTCGCGGAGTCGTTCGTCGACGCCGCCCGCGAGGAGGAGGGCGTCTCCGTCCATCTCGGAACGACCGTGACGAACGTCGACGACCGCGGCGAGGAGTTCCGCGTCGAGACCGACGACGGCGACTTCGACGCCGAGGCGGTCGTCGTCGCGGCCGGGTCGCACAGCCTCCAGTTCGCCAAGGAGATGGGGTACGGCGAGGGGATGTCGCTGCTACCGGTCGCGGGCAGCTTCTTCCTCGCGGACGACCTGCTGAACGGGAAGGTGTACACGCTCCAGATGAAGAAGCTCCCGTTCGCGGCGGTCCACGGCGACGCCGACGTCCATGACGACGGGATCACCCGGTTCGGCCCGACTGCGAAGCTCGTGCCGGCGCTCGAACGCGGCCACCTCTCGACGGTGAGCGACTTCGTCGACGTGTTTGGGTTCAACCCCGACTCGGTCCTGAGCTACGTCAACATCCTCTCCGACCGGATCCTCTTCCCGTACGTCGTTCGCAACCTCGTGTACGACCTCCCGGTGGTCGGCAAGCGCGCCTTCCTGCCGGACGTCCAGAAGGTCGTGCCGAGCGTCGGCGTCGACGACATCGACCGCGCGAAGGGGTACGGCGGCGTCCGCCCGCAGATCGTCGACACCGAGAACAAGGAGCTCGACATGGGCGAAGCGAAGATCACCGAGGACGGAATCCTGTTCAACATCACGCCCTCGCCGGGCGCGTCGACCGCGCTGAAGAACGCGATGACGGACATCGAGACCGTCCTCGGCTTCTTCGAGGACGACTACGAGTTCGACGAGGCGGCGTTCCGCGACGCGACTATCGAGAACTTCCCGCGGCTCAACGACGAGACGGCGGGCGACGACGCCGCGGACGCTGATGGGACCACGGACGCCGACGCGGACGACGGGGTCGCGGTCGGGGCCGACGACTGA
- a CDS encoding YeiH family protein has translation MTGTTEAVRAYLPGLALLSGGALVATLVAGAVPGLQPLVVAVAIGVGVGNTVGTPEIAEPGVGVDKLFLETGIVLLGAAVAVEEFLAAGPTVLGLVVAFVAGGLLFGEVVARVLFRIESPTSSLLAAGASICGVSAVVAIGRVLDARGTAITFAAATVLLFDAATLVAFPLAGEWLGLSSRQFGVWAGVSMFSTGPVAAAGFAYSPEAGQWATVTKLARNSLLGGVAVAYSVAYTARSAAEPGVRRLWTEFPKFLLGFLAVAAVANSGLFSPAALASIGRVSDALFALAFVGLGLSIRIDDMRAVGAAPVGAVLVHLLVVSAVALAAVRWLL, from the coding sequence GTGACCGGGACCACCGAGGCGGTTCGGGCGTACCTGCCCGGCCTCGCGCTGCTCTCGGGCGGCGCCCTCGTCGCGACCCTCGTCGCGGGCGCGGTCCCCGGTCTCCAGCCGCTCGTCGTCGCCGTCGCGATCGGCGTCGGGGTCGGGAACACCGTCGGGACGCCCGAGATCGCGGAGCCGGGCGTCGGCGTCGACAAGCTGTTCTTGGAGACCGGGATCGTGCTGCTCGGCGCGGCGGTCGCAGTTGAGGAGTTCCTCGCCGCGGGACCGACCGTCCTCGGACTGGTGGTCGCGTTCGTCGCCGGCGGACTCCTGTTCGGGGAGGTCGTCGCGCGCGTCCTCTTCCGGATCGAGTCCCCGACATCGTCGCTGCTGGCGGCCGGCGCGAGCATCTGCGGTGTCTCCGCGGTCGTCGCGATCGGGCGGGTGTTGGATGCCCGCGGCACCGCGATCACCTTCGCGGCCGCGACGGTGCTGCTGTTCGACGCCGCGACCCTCGTCGCGTTCCCGCTGGCTGGCGAGTGGCTCGGGCTGTCGAGCCGGCAGTTCGGCGTCTGGGCGGGCGTGAGCATGTTTTCGACCGGTCCGGTCGCGGCCGCCGGGTTCGCGTACTCGCCCGAGGCGGGCCAGTGGGCGACCGTGACGAAGCTGGCGCGCAACTCGCTTCTGGGCGGGGTCGCGGTCGCGTACTCGGTGGCGTACACTGCGCGCTCGGCGGCTGAGCCGGGGGTGCGACGGCTGTGGACGGAGTTCCCGAAATTCCTGCTCGGCTTCCTCGCCGTGGCGGCGGTGGCCAACAGCGGGCTGTTCTCGCCGGCCGCGCTGGCGTCGATCGGCCGCGTGTCGGACGCGCTGTTCGCGCTGGCGTTCGTCGGACTCGGTCTCTCGATCCGGATCGACGACATGCGCGCGGTCGGCGCTGCGCCCGTCGGCGCGGTGTTGGTCCACCTGCTCGTCGTGAGCGCGGTCGCGCTCGCGGCGGTGCGCTGGCTGCTGTGA
- the mtnP gene encoding S-methyl-5'-thioadenosine phosphorylase — protein sequence MGTIGFIGGSGIYEALPLNDVREVEFDTPYGEPSDAVTIGEFGDTGREVAFLPRHGSNHGVSPTDLPYRANMYALKEAGVTHVFASNAVGSLKEGLEPGTLVVPDQIYDRTKHRDLSFYGDGVVVHQPFADPYSPELVDHLTEAAESAVGGDGEGATDDTNVVKGGTYVCIEGPQYSTRAESEFYKSQGWDLVGMTAIPEAKLAREAEIAYATIAGVTDYDVWKEDSEVTLEEVLENAEQNQQAIKAAVEEAVRTLPDDLECDAHTALEGTVNTPTEAIPEATKERVEPLLGDYL from the coding sequence ATGGGAACCATTGGATTCATCGGCGGCAGCGGCATCTACGAGGCGCTCCCCTTGAACGACGTGCGAGAGGTCGAGTTCGACACGCCGTACGGCGAGCCGAGCGACGCGGTGACGATCGGCGAGTTCGGCGACACCGGGCGGGAGGTGGCGTTCCTCCCGCGGCACGGCTCGAACCACGGCGTCTCACCGACCGATCTCCCGTACCGCGCCAACATGTACGCGCTGAAGGAGGCCGGCGTCACCCACGTGTTCGCGTCGAACGCGGTCGGGAGCCTGAAAGAGGGGCTGGAGCCGGGGACGCTCGTCGTCCCCGACCAGATCTACGACCGGACCAAGCACCGCGACCTCTCTTTTTATGGCGACGGCGTCGTCGTCCACCAGCCGTTCGCGGACCCGTACAGCCCCGAGCTGGTCGACCATCTCACCGAAGCGGCTGAGTCGGCTGTCGGCGGTGACGGGGAGGGCGCGACCGACGACACGAACGTCGTCAAGGGCGGTACCTACGTCTGCATCGAGGGACCGCAGTACTCCACGCGCGCCGAGTCGGAGTTCTACAAGAGCCAGGGATGGGACCTGGTCGGCATGACCGCGATCCCCGAGGCGAAACTGGCCCGCGAGGCCGAGATCGCGTACGCGACGATCGCCGGCGTCACGGACTACGACGTCTGGAAGGAGGACAGCGAGGTAACCCTCGAAGAGGTGCTGGAAAACGCCGAGCAGAACCAGCAGGCGATCAAGGCCGCCGTCGAGGAGGCCGTGCGGACGCTCCCCGACGATCTAGAGTGTGACGCGCACACCGCGCTGGAAGGCACGGTCAACACGCCGACCGAGGCGATTCCGGAAGCGACCAAAGAGCGCGTCGAGCCGCTGCTGGGCGACTACTTATAA
- a CDS encoding ScpA family protein, with the protein MTEGDDESGSGDGVPDLNLTSERDGPDPFADESPGDDGSDPPDTSGSAGGSTPSDTSGSAGGAVSTGASAPGATDDDEVEPVELLVQLAEEGEIEPWDIDIVQVTDAFLEKLDETDLRTTGRALFYASVLLRMKSDGMLADDDADEEPEPEPWEVAMEGGAPDPADGEFDPIDELEAEMDRRLERKNTRESPETLDELVRELREAERGSWWKESREYDTSESPSGHARGTQTLDYRTSDELRQDGEPTAREATDRTHDEDIEEVIVEIDSTLRMHFDRGRTEVLFGEIESAGGRPFMTYLALLFMAHRGSVRLQQDDLFGDLWVKDPSAMTGESEAIAD; encoded by the coding sequence ATGACTGAGGGCGACGACGAGTCTGGGAGCGGTGACGGCGTTCCGGACCTCAACCTGACGAGCGAGCGCGACGGACCGGACCCGTTCGCCGACGAGTCGCCGGGGGATGACGGCTCAGATCCGCCCGACACCTCCGGTTCTGCCGGCGGCTCCACCCCCTCCGACACCTCCGGCTCGGCCGGCGGCGCTGTCTCGACCGGCGCCTCCGCTCCGGGTGCGACCGACGACGATGAGGTCGAACCCGTGGAGCTCCTCGTCCAACTCGCTGAGGAGGGCGAGATCGAGCCGTGGGACATCGATATCGTTCAGGTGACGGACGCCTTCTTAGAGAAGCTCGACGAGACGGACCTCCGGACGACCGGGCGGGCGCTGTTTTACGCCAGCGTCCTGCTCCGGATGAAAAGCGACGGCATGCTGGCCGACGACGACGCGGACGAGGAGCCGGAGCCGGAGCCGTGGGAGGTCGCGATGGAGGGCGGCGCGCCCGATCCCGCCGACGGTGAGTTCGACCCGATCGACGAGTTAGAGGCCGAGATGGACCGCCGGCTTGAACGGAAGAACACCCGGGAATCGCCGGAGACACTCGACGAACTGGTCCGCGAGCTGCGCGAGGCCGAGCGCGGCTCGTGGTGGAAAGAGTCCCGCGAGTACGACACCTCGGAGTCGCCGAGCGGCCACGCCCGCGGCACGCAGACGCTCGATTACCGCACGAGCGACGAGCTCCGGCAGGACGGCGAACCGACTGCGCGTGAGGCGACCGACCGCACCCACGATGAGGACATCGAAGAGGTCATCGTGGAGATCGACAGCACGCTCCGGATGCACTTCGACCGCGGTCGCACGGAGGTGTTGTTCGGTGAGATCGAAAGTGCGGGCGGCCGTCCGTTCATGACGTACCTCGCGCTGTTGTTCATGGCGCACCGCGGCTCGGTCCGCCTCCAGCAGGACGACCTGTTCGGCGACCTGTGGGTGAAGGATCCGTCGGCGATGACCGGTGAGTCGGAAGCGATCGCGGACTGA